One genomic region from Pempheris klunzingeri isolate RE-2024b chromosome 4, fPemKlu1.hap1, whole genome shotgun sequence encodes:
- the mrpl44 gene encoding large ribosomal subunit protein mL44, translating to MASGYILNRGALTLGIHCQRACRNISLSQVREKKRWMKAYTFLMAKKLKLEGPPAPTPRSQQPHWDFHAEIQAFSSRLHENFSSELLKVAFINPCYLQAEQERRQALGVDPGTTALALKDNIELSKKGASFTKSFLTDWCRASLPSLPSEGVQSVVLHLTSTAVVVYVARNLGVEDLAMSAECPVPDEVLHSTFMAVIGALQESSGEERTGLFLRDFLVTQLIGKDLFDMWTVVNPMGLLVEELTKRNVPLPEPRLIRSAGASTVLPLYFVGLYSDKKLLAQGPGETLVAAEEEAARVALRKLYGYTENHRPFDFSPLQQQQQQPLIQSVSSN from the exons ATGGCGTCCGGGTACATACTAAATCGTGGTGCGCTGACATTAGGAATTCACTGTCAGCGTGCTTGCAGAAACATATCATTATCACAAGTCCGTGAGAAGAAGCGTTGGATGAAAGCATACACATTCCTCATGGCAAAGAAGTTAAAGCTTGAAGGACCTCCAGCACCGACACCACG CTCTCAACAGCCTCACTGGGATTTCCATGCAGAGATTCAGGCTTTcagcagccgcctccatgagaACTTCTCCTCGGAGCTACTGAAAGTAGCCTTCATCAATCCCTGTTACCTGCAGGCAGAGCAAGAGAGGAGGCAGGCGTTAGGTGTGGACCCCGGGACCACCGCTCTTGCTCTGAAAGATAATATTGAGTTGAGTAAAAAAGGAGCGAGTTTCACCAAAAGTTTCCTGACGGACTGGTGCAGGGCCAGCCTCCCCAGCCTGCCGAGTGAGGGGGTGCAGAGCGTCGTACTGCACCTCACCAGTACAGCAGTTGTGGTCTATGTAGCAAGAAATCTTGGCGTTGAAGACCTAGCCATGAGCGCAGAATGCCCTGTTCCTGATGAGGTGCTGCATTCTACATTCATGGCAGTGATCGGAGCTCTGCAGGAGAGCAGCGGAGAAGAGCGAACTGGACTTTTCCTCAGG GACTTCTTGGTCACCCAGCTGATAGGGAAGGACCTGTTTGACATGTGGACAGTTGTCAACCCCATGGGactgctggtggaggagctgacTAAGAGGAACGTTCCTCTGCCGGAGCCTCGCCTCATCAGGTCTGCCGGAGCCAGCACCGTCCTGCCACTATACTTTGTTGGCTTATACAG TGACAAGAAGCTTCTGGCTCAGGGTCCAGGAGAAACTCTAGttgcagcagaggaagaggcagcTCGTGTGGCCCTTCGGAAACTCTACGGCTACACGGAGAACCACAGACCCTTTGACTTCTCTccactacagcagcagcaacagcagccttTAATTCAATCAGTGAGCAGTAATTAA
- the dnaaf1 gene encoding dynein axonemal assembly factor 1, giving the protein MSMENIEATATQTERGDADTTLTSIRDSAEATVKDGAQENKGKAQKPVQNKYSGPRMTKKVLKDLCKQNKLYSTPCLNDALYLHFKGFSTIENLEEYTGLKCLWLESNGIHRIENLEAQSELRCLFLHQNLIYKLENLESLKRLGTLNVSNNYIHTIENISCLPELSTLQIAHNKLETVGDIEHLSQCVAISVLDMSHNLLNDPEILSVLEAMPDLRVLSLMGNEVVKKIPNYRKTMITRLKQLTFLDDRPVFPKDRASAEAWAAGGLEGERKEREQWETRERRKVQDSLDGMAKIRKAALERQRLRRQLEKGATEDSTTPETPCEDDDTQILTSSHGAKIQAFVQDSLDAHEEFLQSQSTQVPDEHQPNGEHLGAEQPSQGFQREQFKKDDQDEAQINHPVREEKEGVYPEHSEQEQESIAGRMTDTEKLEDKQENLSRGIQLMRNESEREQANKREKCEKKFPSLVRAAPPEADKAVPTCGPGPLVTELEDEEQLETIYLPQHCPLRIDDLPDLEDVDTEDFAAMFSPVFKPKIEVLSSGGDEDEPDGNQSEANPTFSPEENSLFVMSGSNKSAGVSNTSTSLVYPEDDDEPLISEPVRKPKTNQTMSPRRCLIEELE; this is encoded by the exons ATGTCAATGGAAAATATAGAGGCGACAGCGACTCAAACGGAACGTGGAGATGCCGATACAACGTTAACTTCTATCAGAGACAGCGCGGAAGCCACGGTGAAGGATGGAGCTCAAGAAAACAAGGGAAAGGCGCAAAAGCCAgttcaaaacaaatattcagGGCCACGAATGACCAAGAAAGTCCTGAAAGACCTCTGTAAGCAGAACAAACTCTACTCAACACCTTGCCTGAATGACGCCTTGTACTTGCACTTCAAAGGTTTCTCCACCATTGAGAACTTAGAGGAGTACACAGGGCTGAAGTGTCTCTGGCTGGAAAGCAATGGGATTCATCGCATTGAGAACCTGGAAGCCCAGAGTGAACTGCGCTGCTTGTTCCTCCACCAGAACCTCATATACAAGCTGGAAAACCTTGAGTCCCTGAAAAGACTGGGCACCCTGAACGTGTCCAACAACTACATACACACCATAGAGAACATCTCCTGCCTTCCTGAGCTGAGCACTCTGCAGATCGCCCACAACAAGCTGGAGACTGTGGGAGACATAGAGCATCTGAGTCAGTGTGTGGCAATCAGTGTGCTGGACATGTCTCACAATCTGTTAAATGACCCAGAGATCCTCTCCGTACTTGAGGCCATGCCTGATCTGCGGGTGTTAAGTCTAATGGGGAATGAAGTGgtgaaaaaaatcccaaactACAGGAAGACCATGATTACTCGCCTCAAGCAGCTCACCTTCCTTGACGATCGCCCTGTGTTCCCCAAAGACAGGGCTTCTGCAGAGGCATGGGCAGCGGGGGGGCTAGAGGGGGAGCGTAAAGAGAGGGAGCAATGGGaaacaagagagaggaggaaagttCAGGACAGCTTGGATGGCATGGCAAAAATTCGAAAGGCAGCCCTGGAGAGACAGCGCCTTCGACGGCAATTGGAGAAAG ggGCGACTGAGGATTCCACCACTCCGGAGACTCCATGTGAGGATGACGACACCCAGATTTTGACTTCATCCCATGGAGCGAAGATCCAGGCCTTTGTGCAGGACAGCTTGGATGCCCACGAAGAGTTCTTGCAGAGTCAGTCAACACAGGTGCCCGATGAACATCAGCCAAACGGTGAACATCTGGGTGCAGAGCAGCCGAGTCAAGGGTTCCAGAGGGAGCAGTTCAAGAAAGATGACCAGGACGAAGCACAGATAAATCACCCtgtgagagaagagaaggaagggGTTTATCCAGAGCACTCCGAGCAAGAGCAAGAAAGTATTGCAGGAAGgatgacagacacagaaaaactaGAAGATAAACAAGAAAACCTGTCACGTGGAATCCAGCTCATGAGAAatgagtcagagagagaacaggcaAACAAGAGGGAGAAGTGTGAAAAGAAATTTCCTTCTCTAGTCAGggcagctcctcctgaagcagACAAGGCCGTACCAACATGTGGACCTGGACCACTGGTTACAGAGCTGGAAGATGAAGAGCAGCTGGAAACCATTTACCTTCCACAACATTGCCCACTGCGAATTGATGACTTGCCTGATCTggaggatgtggacacagaggacttCGCAGCAATGTTCTCTCCAGTGTTCAAACcgaaaatagaggtcctatcATCAGGCGGCGATGAGGATGAACCAGATGGGAATCAGAGTGAGGCTAACCCCACCTTCAGTCCAGAGGAAAATTCACTCTTTGTAATGAGTGGCAGCAACAAATCGGCCGGGGTCTCTAACACGTCGACATCACTGGTGTATccagaggatgatgatgagccACTGATTTCCGAACCAGTGAGAAAgcccaaaacaaaccaaaccatgTCACCACGACGCTGCCTGATCGAGGAGCTGGAATGA
- the mffa gene encoding mitochondrial fission factor homolog B isoform X4, with product MNGAAFPSPTAEMAEMNRIHYELEYTEGISQRMRIPEMLKVAPQSHEDSSLGSQEVPPSVIMQVPERIVIAGESNDPQFPRPRDLDLIQSTPLETLSLKTPPRVLTLSDRPLDFLEEEQRVAPDTEGLLRPQGRVKRERSASENAAARHSSQLMRNDSALALSTYEATLDGGPDDMSVVDATTLRRQLIKLNRRLQHLEEENKERAKREMILYSVTVAFWLVNTWVWLRR from the exons ATGAACGGAGCAGCCTTCCCCTCCCCCACCGCAGAGATGGCGGAGATGAACCGTATCCATTATGAGCTGGAGTACACAGAGGGGATCAGCCAGAGGATGCGCATCCCCGAGATGCTCAAAGTGGCTCCTCAATCCCATGAAGACTCTAGTCTGGGATCTCAGGAGGTCCCCCCCAGTGTCATAATGCAAGTCCCAGAGAGAATTGTGATTGCAG GAGAGAGTAATGACCCCCAGTTCCCCAGACCTAGAGACCTGGACCTGATCCAGTCAACACCACTAGAAACCCTGTCTCTGAAGACTCCACCCAGAGTCCTCACCCTCAGCGATcggccccttgacttcctggaAGAGGAGCAGCGGGTGGCTCCAGACACTGAGGGGCTG TTGCGGCCCCAAGGACGCGTAAAGCGGGAACGCTCAGCCAGTGAGAATGCAGCTGCCCGCCACAGCAGTCAGCTGATGCGCAACGATTCCGC GCTTGCATTATCGACATATGAAGCCACGCTGGATGGAGGTCCTGATGACATGAGCGTGGTCGATGCAACGACACTTCGACGTCAG CTCATCAAGTTGAACCGGAGACTCCAACATTTGGAAGAGGAGAACAAGGAGCGAGCAAAGCGAGAGATGATCCTGTACTCGGTCACTGTAGCTTTCTGGCTGGTCAACACCTGGGTGTGGCTGCGACGTTAG
- the mffa gene encoding mitochondrial fission factor homolog B isoform X3, with product MNGAAFPSPTAEMAEMNRIHYELEYTEGISQRMRIPEMLKVAPQSHEDSSLGSQEVPPSVIMQVPERIVIAGESNDPQFPRPRDLDLIQSTPLETLSLKTPPRVLTLSDRPLDFLEEEQRVAPDTEGLLRPQGRVKRERSASENAAARHSSQLMRNDSAKPSLRGGSASSSNPLHESRLALSTYEATLDGGPDDMSVVDATTLRRQLIKLNRRLQHLEEENKERAKREMILYSVTVAFWLVNTWVWLRR from the exons ATGAACGGAGCAGCCTTCCCCTCCCCCACCGCAGAGATGGCGGAGATGAACCGTATCCATTATGAGCTGGAGTACACAGAGGGGATCAGCCAGAGGATGCGCATCCCCGAGATGCTCAAAGTGGCTCCTCAATCCCATGAAGACTCTAGTCTGGGATCTCAGGAGGTCCCCCCCAGTGTCATAATGCAAGTCCCAGAGAGAATTGTGATTGCAG GAGAGAGTAATGACCCCCAGTTCCCCAGACCTAGAGACCTGGACCTGATCCAGTCAACACCACTAGAAACCCTGTCTCTGAAGACTCCACCCAGAGTCCTCACCCTCAGCGATcggccccttgacttcctggaAGAGGAGCAGCGGGTGGCTCCAGACACTGAGGGGCTG TTGCGGCCCCAAGGACGCGTAAAGCGGGAACGCTCAGCCAGTGAGAATGCAGCTGCCCGCCACAGCAGTCAGCTGATGCGCAACGATTCCGC CAAACCATCACTGCGAGGGGGGTCGGCCTCAAGCTCCAACCCCCTGCATGAATCCAG GCTTGCATTATCGACATATGAAGCCACGCTGGATGGAGGTCCTGATGACATGAGCGTGGTCGATGCAACGACACTTCGACGTCAG CTCATCAAGTTGAACCGGAGACTCCAACATTTGGAAGAGGAGAACAAGGAGCGAGCAAAGCGAGAGATGATCCTGTACTCGGTCACTGTAGCTTTCTGGCTGGTCAACACCTGGGTGTGGCTGCGACGTTAG
- the mffa gene encoding mitochondrial fission factor homolog B isoform X2, whose product MNGAAFPSPTAEMAEMNRIHYELEYTEGISQRMRIPEMLKVAPQSHEDSSLGSQEVPPSVIMQVPERIVIAGESNDPQFPRPRDLDLIQSTPLETLSLKTPPRVLTLSDRPLDFLEEEQRVAPDTEGLLRPQGRVKRERSASENAAARHSSQLMRNDSAATPSPPDTVHPCPPLTVTEEQHNVYSASGVLSFIQSTTRRAYQQVLEVLDENPRRLALSTYEATLDGGPDDMSVVDATTLRRQLIKLNRRLQHLEEENKERAKREMILYSVTVAFWLVNTWVWLRR is encoded by the exons ATGAACGGAGCAGCCTTCCCCTCCCCCACCGCAGAGATGGCGGAGATGAACCGTATCCATTATGAGCTGGAGTACACAGAGGGGATCAGCCAGAGGATGCGCATCCCCGAGATGCTCAAAGTGGCTCCTCAATCCCATGAAGACTCTAGTCTGGGATCTCAGGAGGTCCCCCCCAGTGTCATAATGCAAGTCCCAGAGAGAATTGTGATTGCAG GAGAGAGTAATGACCCCCAGTTCCCCAGACCTAGAGACCTGGACCTGATCCAGTCAACACCACTAGAAACCCTGTCTCTGAAGACTCCACCCAGAGTCCTCACCCTCAGCGATcggccccttgacttcctggaAGAGGAGCAGCGGGTGGCTCCAGACACTGAGGGGCTG TTGCGGCCCCAAGGACGCGTAAAGCGGGAACGCTCAGCCAGTGAGAATGCAGCTGCCCGCCACAGCAGTCAGCTGATGCGCAACGATTCCGC TGCGACCCCGTCCCCCCCAGACACTGTCCACCCTTGCCCCCCTCTCACCGTGACTGAAGAACAACACAACGTGTACAGCGCTAGCGGTGTTCTTTCTTTCATCCAGTCCACTACACGTCGGGCCTACCAGCAGGTCCTGGAGGTGTTGGATGAGAACCCTCGCAG GCTTGCATTATCGACATATGAAGCCACGCTGGATGGAGGTCCTGATGACATGAGCGTGGTCGATGCAACGACACTTCGACGTCAG CTCATCAAGTTGAACCGGAGACTCCAACATTTGGAAGAGGAGAACAAGGAGCGAGCAAAGCGAGAGATGATCCTGTACTCGGTCACTGTAGCTTTCTGGCTGGTCAACACCTGGGTGTGGCTGCGACGTTAG
- the mffa gene encoding mitochondrial fission factor homolog B isoform X1, whose product MNGAAFPSPTAEMAEMNRIHYELEYTEGISQRMRIPEMLKVAPQSHEDSSLGSQEVPPSVIMQVPERIVIAGESNDPQFPRPRDLDLIQSTPLETLSLKTPPRVLTLSDRPLDFLEEEQRVAPDTEGLLRPQGRVKRERSASENAAARHSSQLMRNDSAATPSPPDTVHPCPPLTVTEEQHNVYSASGVLSFIQSTTRRAYQQVLEVLDENPRSKPSLRGGSASSSNPLHESRLALSTYEATLDGGPDDMSVVDATTLRRQLIKLNRRLQHLEEENKERAKREMILYSVTVAFWLVNTWVWLRR is encoded by the exons ATGAACGGAGCAGCCTTCCCCTCCCCCACCGCAGAGATGGCGGAGATGAACCGTATCCATTATGAGCTGGAGTACACAGAGGGGATCAGCCAGAGGATGCGCATCCCCGAGATGCTCAAAGTGGCTCCTCAATCCCATGAAGACTCTAGTCTGGGATCTCAGGAGGTCCCCCCCAGTGTCATAATGCAAGTCCCAGAGAGAATTGTGATTGCAG GAGAGAGTAATGACCCCCAGTTCCCCAGACCTAGAGACCTGGACCTGATCCAGTCAACACCACTAGAAACCCTGTCTCTGAAGACTCCACCCAGAGTCCTCACCCTCAGCGATcggccccttgacttcctggaAGAGGAGCAGCGGGTGGCTCCAGACACTGAGGGGCTG TTGCGGCCCCAAGGACGCGTAAAGCGGGAACGCTCAGCCAGTGAGAATGCAGCTGCCCGCCACAGCAGTCAGCTGATGCGCAACGATTCCGC TGCGACCCCGTCCCCCCCAGACACTGTCCACCCTTGCCCCCCTCTCACCGTGACTGAAGAACAACACAACGTGTACAGCGCTAGCGGTGTTCTTTCTTTCATCCAGTCCACTACACGTCGGGCCTACCAGCAGGTCCTGGAGGTGTTGGATGAGAACCCTCGCAG CAAACCATCACTGCGAGGGGGGTCGGCCTCAAGCTCCAACCCCCTGCATGAATCCAG GCTTGCATTATCGACATATGAAGCCACGCTGGATGGAGGTCCTGATGACATGAGCGTGGTCGATGCAACGACACTTCGACGTCAG CTCATCAAGTTGAACCGGAGACTCCAACATTTGGAAGAGGAGAACAAGGAGCGAGCAAAGCGAGAGATGATCCTGTACTCGGTCACTGTAGCTTTCTGGCTGGTCAACACCTGGGTGTGGCTGCGACGTTAG